A single Lolium perenne isolate Kyuss_39 chromosome 6, Kyuss_2.0, whole genome shotgun sequence DNA region contains:
- the LOC127306133 gene encoding uncharacterized protein At5g39865 has product MGCTGSRHALRGGVRKSFARSRSGPATVVHHTVALKSSTLGSLSLDRDEEMIKWRADTSAGAATKKTTPAPAPPQPQPARRQRQQAPVVAPAKTPAREPPEVINVWELMEGLDDATKNAEEVADGADEPREPSPEFDPDVISEFRKALGEVSPPRDCQGGDGDLVRKREIQRFPGIVRARVSAFQQRIDAKLAKKTRPPPPTPTPPPSPPRLPPPPDSERKVVLYLTSLRGIRKTFEDCWATRSILHGYGVRVDERDLSLHGGFKDELHAALGTAGRLPQVFVDGGHLGGADDVRRMHEAGELSKALEACEMAPSGGVGGKGVAAVEACSGCGGVRFVPCEECSGSCKVFLEELDSFRRCPECNENGLVRCPLCCL; this is encoded by the coding sequence ATGGGCTGCACGGGGTCCAGGCACGCGTTGCGGGGCGGCGTCCGCAAGTCCTTCGCGCGGAGCCGCTCCGGCCCGGCCACGGTGGTGCACCACACCGTCGCGCTCAAGTCCTCCACCCTCGGCTCCCTCAGCCTCGACCGGGACGAGGAGATGATCAAGTGGCGCGCCGACACCTccgccggcgccgccaccaaGAAGACCACGCCGGCCCCGGCGCcaccgcagccgcagccggcgAGGCGGCAGAGGCAGCAGGCGCCCGTCGTCGCGCCGGCCAAGACGCCGGCCCGCGAGCCCCCCGAGGTGATCAATGTGTGGGAGCTCATGGAGGGCCTCGACGACGCCACCAAGAACGCCGAGGAGGTCGCCGATGGCGCGGACGAGCCGCGGGAGCCCTCGCCGGAGTTCGACCCGGACGTCATCTCGGAGTTCCGGAAGGCGCTCGGCGAGGTCTCCCCGCCGCGGGACTGCCAGGGAGGCGACGGAGACCTGGTTAGGAAGCGCGAGATACAGCGGTTCCCGGGCATCGTGCGCGCGCGGGTCAGCGCGTTCCAGCAGAGGATCGACGCGAAGCTCGCCAAGAAGACGCGCCCTCCCCCGCCCACGCCCACGCCCCCGCCTTCGCCGCCGCGGCTGCCGCCCCCGCCGGACAGCGAGCGCAAGGTGGTGCTGTACCTCACCAGCCTGCGCGGCATCCGCAAGACGTTCGAGGACTGCTGGGCCACGCGGTCCATCCTGCACGGCTACGGCGTGCGCGTCGACGAGCGCGACCTGTCGCTGCACGGCGGGTTCAAGGACGAGCTGCACGCGGCGCTCGGCACGGCGGGGAGGCTGCCGCAGGTGTTCGTCGACGGCGGGCACCTCGGCGGCGCCGACGACGTCCGCCGCATGCACGAGGCCGGCGAGCTGTCAAAGGCGCTGGAGGCCTGCGAGATGGCACCGTCGGGCGGAGTTGGCGGCAAAGGGGTTGCTGCGGTAGAGGCGTGCTCCGGGTGCGGCGGCGTCCGGTTCGTGCCCTGCGAGGAGTGCTCCGGCAGCTGCAAGGTGTTCCTGGAGGAGCTCGACAGCTTCCGGCGCTGCCCCGAGTGCAACGAGAACGGGCTCGTGCGCTGCCCTCTCTGCTGCTTGTGA